The nucleotide sequence TCGATGCCGACCGCGTCGTGCAGCACTTTGGCGAGCACCGCGAGGCAGTTGGTCGTGCAGGACGCGTTCGAGAGGATCGTGTGCCGCGCCGCGTCGTAGGCGTCCTCGTTGACACCGAGCACGATGGTGACGTCCTCGCCGTCGGCCGGGGCGGCGATGACGACCTTCTTGGCGCCTCCGTCGACGTGCGCCCGGGCCTTGTCGGCGCGCGTGAACACGCCTGTCGACTCGATGACGACGTCCACGCCGAGGTCCCCCCACGGCAGCGCGGCCGGGTCGCGCTCGGCGAGTACGTCGACGGTGCGGTCGCCGATCCGCATCGCACCGCGCTCGACGGTGATCTTGCCGGGGAAGCGGCCCAGGATCGAGTCGTACGCCAGCAGGTGGGCCATGGTCGCGACGTCGCCGAGATCGTTGACGGCGACGATCTCCAGGTCGGCGTCGCCGCGGGCCGCCGCCGCGCGGAAGACGTTGCGGCCGATGCGGCCGAATCCGTTGATGCCGACGCGCACAGTCATGGATCTCTCTCCTCGTGCCTGGTGACCGCGGGGGTGCCGCCGGCCGCGCGGGAAGGCGACGGCGGCGGCACGGCGGAAACATCATAAGCAGATTAATTAAGTGTGCGATACATTTGCCGGGTGGACCAGACCTCTCATCCCCCGGGTCGGCACGAACGCGACGGCGGCGAACCGGGCTTCGACGTACTCGCCTTCACGGCCGCCATCGAGGACTTCAACCGCTTCTACATCCGCATGCCGGTACTGGAGAAGCTGCCGTTCACGACGCTGTCGGTGCTCGACACCCTCGCCTCCGCGGACCGCCCGATGCGGCTGACCGAGCTGGCCGGAACCGAGCAGATCAGCCAGCCCGGCATCACCCAGCTCGTCACGCGCCTGGAACGCGACGGCCTCGTGGAGCGCCGACCGGATCCCCGCGACGGACGCGCGGTCCTGGTCCACATCACCGACGATGGCCGCGCCATCGGGCGCTCCCGCCACAACGACCGGGCACGCCACCTGGCCCCGCTCATCGCCCGACTGACCCCCGAACAGCGCCGGGCGATCACCGACGCCCTCCCCGCACTGACCCGCGTCGCGGAACTCGGCCGCGAGGGGCGCTGACGCGGCCGACGGGGGCCGAAGCGGCCGAGGGGGCCGAGGGCTGTCCCAACGCAAGGGGGGTCGTCCGAACGGAAGGGCGGCTCGGCCGATCGGGAAGCCGGTGCTGCGGCACCCCGCGGCGCGGCCGTACGCGCCCGGCGGGGCGCCGGCCGGTGCGCAGCCGAGGTCTCTCCCGCACGGAAAGGGGCGGCTCTGGCGGGGAACCGGTGCTACCGCGCCCGGTGGCACGGCCGGTGTCGCGCCCGGCCGCGGGGCCGGGGCCGGAACGCGCTCGGCCGCGCGGTCGAGGCGGGTGCGCGCCCGCGTGCGCCCGGCCGTCGCGCCGCGCCTAAAATCGGTGCGCCATGACGACCCCCGCCGACGCCTCCGCGCCCTCCCGACCCGCCGCCGGCCCCTTCCGCAGCTACGTCGCGGTCGGTGACTCGTTCACCGAGGGCATGTCGGACCCGTATCCGCCCGCCACGCACCCGCACGGCGCCTATCGCGGCTGGGCGGATCTGCTCGCCGACCGGCTGGCGGAGGCCGATCCCGGGCTGAGGTACGCGAATCTCGCGGTGCGCGGCAAGTTGATCCGCCAGATCGCCGACGACCAGGTGCCCACCGCGGCGGCGTTCGGGGCCGACCTCGCGAGCTTCGCCGGCGGGCTCAACGACGTGCTCCGCCCGCGCTGCGATCTCGGCGCCGTGCGTGCCGCGTTGGAGGAGTCCGCCGCCGCACTGGCCGCGGCGGGCGGGCACCTGGTGCTGTTCCGTACCGCGGATCCGACGCGGCGCCTGAAGTCCAGTGCCCGCCTGATGCCGCGCATCGAACAGCTGATCGCGTACGTCGACGACCTCGGCGCGCGGCACCACGCCACCGTCGTCGACCTGTTCACCGTACGCGCGTTCGACGACCCGCGGTTGTGGGCCGCCGACCGCCTGCACCTGTCCGCCGACGGGCACGCCCGCGTCGCGGAGGCCGTGTGCGAAGCCCTCGGCCTCCCGCACGACGCCGCGTGGCGCACCCCGCTCCCCGCCGCGGCACCGGCCCCGTGGCTCGCGCGCCGCCGCGACGACGCGCGCTGGGCCAAGGCGCACCTCGGCCCGTGGCTCTACCGCCGCGCGACCGGGCGCTCATCGGGCGACGACCGCGCCCCCAAGCACCCGGACCTCGCCCCGTGGCCGACCGTCAGCCGTGCAGGACCCGACGCAGCACCGCGACCCGCTCGGCCTTCTCCCGACGCGTGACCGCCGCGTCCCGCACCATCTGCGAGCCGTGGAACGTGCCCGGAAGCAGGTGCAGTTCGGTACTGACGCCGGCCCCGAGGAGGGCCTGCGCGTAGGCGATGCCCTCGTCGCGCAGCGGGTCGAACTCCATCACCGAGATGTACGCGGGCGGCAACCCGCGCAGGTCCGTGGCCCGCGCGGGCGCGGCGTACACCGGGACGTCCGCGCCGCCGCGCCGCCCCGGCCCGAGATAGGCGTCCCAACTGATCGCGGCCTTGCCCCGGTCCCAGACGGGCGTGTCGGTGAACGCCCGCATGCTGGGGGTGTCGAGGCGGTCGTCCAGCTCCGGCATGGCCAGGTACTGGAAGAGCACCGACGGGCCGCCCCGGTCGCGGGCCAGCAGCGCGGTGCCGGCCGCGAGGCCCCCGCCGGCGCTCGCCCCGTGCAGGACGATGCGCGCCGGGTCCACGCCGAAGCGGTCCGCTTCGGCGGCGAACCACGCCAGGCCCGCGTAGCAGTCCTCCACCCCGGCCGGGTAGGGGTCCTCGGGCGCGAGGCGGTAGTCCACCGACGCGACGACCGCGCCGAGCGCCCGGCACATCTCGAGAGTGCCCTCGTGCGACACCTCCACCGAGCCGAGGATGAACCCGCCGCCGTGGATGTCGTACACCGCGGGCAGCGGCTCGTCGGGGGCGTCGGCCGGGCGGTAGACGCGCAACAGGACGTCGGGCGCACCGGCCGGGCCCGGGGCCATCGCGTCGGTGAACGTGACGTCGGACGCGCCCGACGCGGAAGCCGGCCCGGCGCCGAACACCGCCTGCATCGCACGCACGGCCGGCAGGTCGTCCAGCGGTACGTCCGGCATCAGCGCGATGGCGGCGGCGAGTTCGGGGTCGAACGCGTAGGACACGGGATCACCTCGGGGCAGTCGGAACGAAGGAAATCGGGACGGGCACCGCGCGACGTCCGGCCTACGCGTGTTCGGTGCGCAGCAGCCGCAGGAACGCCTTGATCCCCGCGATGACCTCCTGGTTGTCGGTCAGTCGGTTCACCGTGTCCTCGAAGCGCCGTCCGATGGCGTCCAGTTCGCGGTCCTGCCGGTCGCCGCGCGCGCTCGCGGTCTCGTCCATCTCCATGATGAGTCGGCGCAATTCGGCGTCCTCCTCGGCCAGTTGCTCGACGCGGCGCGACAAGGCCTCCAGAGAAGCCTCGTTCGCGGCGACCCGGGCACGCAGCTCGACGACGTTCTCGTGAGGATACTTGACCTCCTTCAGCATCCCGGTCAGTCGTCCGCGCAGGTGGGAGAAGTAGGCCTGGGCCGGGCGGAACGCGGTGCTCAGCAGGTAGAAGCCGGAGAAGTAGTAGCCGATCTCCTCGCCGGAGAAGAAGGTGATGACGGCGACGACCGCGGCCGACAGCAGGTGCGCGCCGATCGCCGCCCACTTGAGGCGCCCGGCCAGGCGTACGACCTCTTCCTCCCGCTTCTCGGGGACCTCGGTGCCCTGGTCGCGGGCCAAGTGGATCTCACGGATCACCGTGCGCGCCTGGAAGTACAGCCGCCACGGCACGGTCAGCAGGACGACCTGCCACATCAGGAACAGCGCCCCCGCGCCGAAAGCCAGCAGCTCGGACAGCGACAGATCCGTCGTGAAGTACAGGATCGTGCCGACTATCGCCGCGCAGAACGCCAGAAAAGCCATGACCTTGGACACCGCGTGTCCTCCCCTCACCCGAAAGGGCGACTCCCCGCCCCGACTTGTGGACGGCACGGGGCCGAATCCGGTTTCCGGTTGCCGACGATCTCCGCCCGGAGCAGGCTCGGAAGCACCGAAGCCTGCCGACACACGGAGCATCCCGATGACCGACAGCGCCATTCCGCAGAGCGAATTGACCGGCACGTACACCATCGACCCCGCGCACACCCGGATCGGGTTCTCGGCCCGCCACGCCATGGTCACGAGGGTCCGCGGCTCCTTCGACGAGTTCGAGGGGAAGGCCCACCTGGACGGGGACGACCCGGCCCGGTCCTGGGCGAAGGTCACGATCCGGACCGCGAGTATCGACACGCGCAACGAGCAGCGCGACGGGCACCTGCGCACCAACGACTTCCTGGACGCGCCGGCCTATCCCGAGATCACGTTCGCCTCCACCGCGGTGGAGCCGCTGGGCGACGACAAGTACCGCCTGACCGGCGACCTCACGATCAAGGACGTGACGCGTCGGCTGAGCGTCGACTTCGAGTACCAGGGCGCGGCGCGCGACCCGTTCGGCAACCTGCGGGTGGGCTTCGAGGGGTCGGTGCCGATCATGCGCAAGGACTTCGGGATCACGTGGAACGCGCCGCTGGAGACGGGCGGCGTCCTGGTGAGCGACAAGGTGACCCTCGAGTTCGAGGTGTCGGCGGTCAAGGACACCGGCGACTCCGTGAGCGCGTAGGGCCGTGACCGGGACGGCCCACCCGCGGGCGGCTCCGCGGCGGTTCGCGGATTCCGGTGCGGGGCGGTGTCGCCGTGCGGGGCCGGCCCGCGCCGGGCGGCTCGGACACGCCTGCCCGCGCGCACGCGGTCGGCCCTCGCGCGTGCGCCCGGGCGCTGGGTGCCGGGCCTCGGTCTCCGGGCCTCGCGGGCGGCCCGGCAGCGGATCGGCGCGCGGCGTCCGGCCGCATCCGTTCACCCGTTCCGGTGAAGGACGGTCGGCTTCGGTTCTGGGTGGTGGATGCGGGTGGCGGATGCCGAGGCGGCGAAGCCGTGGCGCACGCGCGCCGTACGGCTGTACACCGCGCTGAAGGGCGGGTTCGTCGGCCGCTGCACCGCACGGGCGTTCGAGATCCAGATCACCGACCGCATGCTGGCACTCGCCGCCCAGGCGTTTCTGGCGCTGTTGCCCCTGGTGATCGTCGTCGCGGCGGCGGCACCCGACTCGGTGACCGACGGTCTCGTGGACGTGCTGCGCAAGCACGTCGGCCTGAGCGGCGGCTCCACCACGCAGAACATCGAGGTCATCGCCGAGGCGACCGACGAGGCCGGGGTGACCGTCGTCGGTTCGCTGCTCGTGCTGCTCGCCGCGACGAGCTTCAGCCGGGCCCTGCAACGGGTGTACGAGCGGGCCTGGCGCCTGCCCCCGGGAGGGCTGCGCAGCGCGTGGCGGCCGTTGGCGTGGATCATCGGCGTGCTCGTGTACTTCGTCGTGCTCGCCCTGACGTTCAAGGTCTCGCTCGGCGGCGTGCCGTGGACGCTGACACGGTCGCTGATCACGGCGGCGGGCTCCCTCGTGCTGTGGTCGTGGACGCCGTTCGTGCTGCTGTCCGGCCGGGTGCGCTGGCGTGCGCTGTGGCCGACGGCGCTGGCGACGTCGTGCGGGACGGTGCTGTTGGGCGCCTTCTCCGCGGAGTACGTCCCGCACCTGCTGACCACCAACGAGCGGCGGTACGGGACGCTCGGCGTCGCGTTCGCGATCGAGTCGTGGCTCGTGGTGCTGTTCGCGGTGGTGGTCGCCGCGACGGTGGTCGGGACGGTGCTCGTCGAGACGCCGGGGCGGGTGGGCGTGTGGGCGCGGGGCACACCGATGCCCGAGGGGTGGCGACGCATCCCGAGGCGCGAGGCGCGGGCGCGGGGCGGACGCTCCCGGAACACGGGCGACAAGCCCGGCGGCGACGGTGGCGGGGACGACGACGGCATCCGCCCCACCTGACGCGGCGACCGCCCGGGCACACCCGCCGGGCCGCGTCCCCACGCCGCACACGTCAACCGAACACCCCTCGGAGCCATGACCGCGCCACCCGCGGGCCATGACAACGCCGTCCGCGACAGCCCACGCCGCACACGTCCCCCGAACTCCTCTCGGAGCAACGGCCCGTGCCGACCGCGGCGACCGCCACGCGACCCCCGCGACCCCGCACCGGCACGAGCCGGCCGCCCCGCCCGTCCGGAAGCGGACCCGTGCCATCCGACGGCGACCACCGCCCCGCGCCCCGACCCACCCCGCCCCACCCGAACAGCACGCCACACCCCGGCCCCGACCCTCCCCGCAACCCCGCGCGGTCGCCGCTCCCTCCCACACCCCCAGCCGCCTTGTCCGGATATATCCCGCGCGATCACCGCTTCCGTGTGCGCGCAGTAGTCTCATGCGTTGACATCTGCTTCCTTGAATCACTGGGGACACGCCCATGCCATCGGCAGCCAGCACGCCCCGCCTCGACCAGCGCCCCGAATGGGCCGCGCTGCGCGGGCACCACGACGAAACTCTCCGTTCGGCGCACCTGCGCGAGTTGTTCGCGGCGGATCCCGGGCGCGCGCGGCGGTATCGCGTACGGGTCGGCGACCTGTACATCGACTACTCGAAGCACCTGGTGACCGACGAAACCCTGGGTCTGCTGCGCGCGTTGGCCGAGGCGTGCGACGTCGCGGGGCTGCGCGAGCGGATGTTCCGCGGCGAGAAGATCAACACCACCGAGGACCGCGCCGTCCTGCACACCGCGCTGCGCGCGCCGCGTGACGCCGTGGTGGAGGTCGACGGACACAACGTCGTCCCGGATGTGCACGCCGTACTCGACAAGATGGCCGCGTTCGCCGACCAGGTCCGCTCGGGTGCGTGGACGGGCCACACCGGGCGCCCGATCCGCAACGTCGTCAACATCGGCATCGGCGGGTCCGACCTGGGGCCCGCGATGGCGTACGAAGTGCTGCGCACCTTCGCCGACCGGGCGCTGACCGTGCGTTTCGTCTCGAACGTCGACGGTGCGGACCTGCACGAGGCGGTCCGCGACCTGGACGCCGAGGAGACGCTGTTCATCGTGGCGTCGAAGACGTTCACGACGATCGAGACCGTCACCAACGCCACCTCGGCGCGCGAATGGCTGCTCACCGAGTTGAAGGCGGGGCCCGAGGCGGTCGCGCGGCACTTCGTGGCGCTGTCCACGAACGCGGAGAAGGTCGCGGAGTTCGGCATCGACACCGCGAACATGTTCGAGTTCTGGGACTGGGTCGGCGGGCGTTACTCGTACGACTCGGCGATCGGCCTCTCGCTCATGATCGCCATCGGCCCGCCGCGGTTCCGCGAGATGCTGGACGGCTTCCGCCTGGTCGACGAGCACTTCCGCACGGCCCCTCCGGAGGAGAACGCGCCGCTGCTGCTGGGCCTGCTGGGCGTCTGGTACGGCGATTTCCTCGGCGCGCAGTCGCACGCCGTCCTCCCCTATTCGCACTATCTTTCGAAGTTCACCGCGTACCTCCAACAGCTCGACATGGAGTCGAACGGCAAGTCGGTGGACCGCGACGGCGTCCCGGTGACCTGGCAGACGGGGCCGGTCGTGTGGGGGACGCCCGGCACCAACGGGCAACACGCGTACTTCCAGCTGATCCACCAGGGCACCGAGGTGATCCCGGCCGACTTCGTCGGTTTCGCCCGCCCGGTCGCGGAGTTGCCCTCGACGCTCGCCGCGCAGCACGACCTGCTCATGGCCAACTTCTTCGCGCAGACGCAGGCCCTCGCGTTCGGCAAAACGCCCGACGAGGTGCGGGCCGAGGGCGTGCCCGAGCACTTGGTGCCGCACAAGACGTTCCGGGGCAACCACCCGACCACGACGATCCTCGCGAGCGAGCTGACGCCGTCGGTGCTCGGGCAGTTGGTGGCGCTGTACGAGCACAAGGTGTTCGTGCAGGGCGCGATCTGGAACATCGACTCCTTCGACCAGTGGGGTGTCGAACTGGGCAAGGTCCTGGCGAAGCGCATCGAGCCGGTGCTGACCGGCGCGGCCACACCGGACGACCTGGACGCGTCGACAACCGAACTGGTCGCGAAGTACCGCGATCTGCGCGGACGTTGAGCAAACACGGCACGCCACCGGGGCCGCGCCGCACCCCGCGCCGCGGCCCCACCCGCCGAACGACCTGCCGACACAACACACCGGACACCGAGGCCCACCACCCCCAGCCCCAGTCGAGCCGATGCACCACCACCCCGGCCCGTCGCCGCGTACGCGGTGCTGTGCCGATGGACCGGCCGGCCCTCCCGTTCCCCGGCGCGTGCCGGCCTGCGCGAGAATTCGCGGATGGATTCCGTGCCCGTGTCGTGTGAGGTCGATTTCGGCCGCGCGGCGCTGCTCCCCGACGTCGACCGGGCGCGGGCGTGGCTGCTCACGCTCGACGGCTCTCCCCAGTCGTATGTCGATCTCGACGACCCCGAGCACGTCGAGTTCGAGTACGCCCGCAGGCTCGCACACGTGATCGACCTGGCCGGGCGGCCCGGCACCGCGCCGGACGTCCTGCACCTGGGCGGCGGCGGGCTGACGCTGCCGCGCTACACCGCCGCGACGCGTCCCGGTTCACGGCAACACGTGGTCGACGTCGACGCCGCGCTGATCGCGTTCGTTCGGACGTACCTCCCGCTGCCGCCAAACGCCGCGATCACCGTGGAGGCCGCCGACGCGCGGGCGGCGGTGGCGGAACGGCCCGACGCGTCGGCGGACATCGTGGTCGCGGACGTCTTCGGCGGCGCGCGGATCCCGGCCCATCTGACCGCGCTGCCGTTCGTCGCCGACGTCGCGCGGGTGCTCCGCGGGGACGGCGTCTACGCCGCCAATCTCGCCGACGGAGGCACCCTGGACTTCCTGCGCGGCCAAGTCGCCACTGTGAGCCGGGTGTTCGACCACGTGTGCCTGCTGATCGAGGCGACCCACCTGGACGGCACCCGGTTCGGCAACGCGGTGCTGGCGGCCTCGCGCGTCCCCTTGCCGGTGGACGCGTTGGCCGCGCGGATCGCCGCCGACCCCTACCCCGCGGTGGCCGTGCACGGCGCCGAGCTGTCCGCCTTCGCCGCCGGACACGAGCCGGTGACCGACGCGTCCGCGACCGGCTCCCCGGCCCCGCCGGGCGGGGTCTTCGGGATCGGCTGAGACCCGCGACGAGCCGTCACCGCCCGCCGTGCACCGGGATGACGGCGCCGGTCACGAACGACGCCTGGTCCGACAGCAGCCACATCACCGCGTCGGCGACCTCCCCGGCCCTCCCCGCGCGGCCCATCGGGACCGACGGCGCCATCGTCGCGAGCCGGTCGGGACGCCCCGCGGCGGCGTGCAGCCCGGTGTCGATGAGTCCGGGCGCCACGGCGTTGACCCGGACGCCCTCGGCCGCGACCTCATGGGCGAGGCCGAGCGTGAGGGTGTCGACGGCGGCCTTGGTCGCCGCGTAGTGCACCCACTCGCCCGCGCTGCCCAGACTGGCGGCCCGCGAGGAGACGTTGACGATCAGCCCGCCGGAACCGCCGTGGCGCGTCGACATGCGGCGTACGGCCTCGCGGGCGCAGAGCATCGCGCCGACGACGTTGACGTCGACCGTACGGCGCAGCGTGTCCGTGTCCAGTGCGTCGAACCGGCCGTGCGCGCCGACGATTCCGGCGTTGTTGACGAGTGCGGTCACGGGTGCGCCGAGCCCCGCGGCGGAGTCGTCGAACATGCGCACGACGTCGGCCTCGACCGCCACGTCGCCGCGCACCGTGACCGCGCGCCCGCCGGACGCGGCGATCTCGGCGGCGACGGCGTCGGCTCCGGCCGGGTCCGTCGCGTAATTGACGGCGACGGCCCATCCCGCACCGGCCGCCGCGCGGGCCACGGCGGCACCGATGCCCTTGCTGCCGCCGGTGACCAGAAGGGTGCGGGGTGGCTGCATGCGAGTCTCCTGAACGTGGGTGATTCCGGGGGCTGTTCCTCGGGTCGGTCCCGCCGACGCGAGCACCTTGCGGCCTGGTGGAGCCGTGTATCGGGCGAGTAACGTCCGTGCCGTACCCGGAGAATGCGGATCGCTCGGGCAGACCAGACGTTTGCCGCCGGGTGGTTCGCGGCGTGCGGTGACGCACGCGAGAGGAGTCTGGTGCCATGCCCCCGACCTCGGGGCGACACGTACGGTCCGCCGCAGTGGCGGTGACGCTTGCGCTGGGTGCGGCCGGCTCGCTGGTCGCCTGCGGCGGGGGCTCGAAGAAGGCCGACTGGGCGGAGATCTGCGTCCGGTCCTCGGACCAGACCCGCGTGTTGGACGCGGAGTGCCTGGTCACGAGCACACCGACCGCCACGACCTCCACCCCCCGTCCCAACGCGGCCATCTGGTACTACATACCGCGCAAGTCCGGCGGAAAGAGCAACTTCGTCCCGTCCGTGGGGGCTCCGATCACGACGGTGACCGGGGGCACCTTCTCCCGCCCGGGCAAGGGCAAGATCGTACGCGGCGGGTTCGGGGGCTCCGGCAAGAGCAGCGGGACGACCGGTTCGTCCCGCTCTTCGTCGTCGGGCGGGTTCTCGGACGGGGCCTCCTCGTCGGGCGGATTCTCGGGCGGCACTTCCTCGTCCGGCGGCTTCTCGGGCGGGACGTCCTCGTCGGGCGGAAAGGGCGGCGGCATCGGGAGCACGGGCGGGAAGACCGGGGGCGGCTCCAGCATCGGCGGAAGCTCCGGCATCGGCGGAAGCGGAAGTTCGAGCATCGGCGGCAGCAGCTCAAGCAGCGGCGGGAAGAGCGGCGGCAGCTCAAGCGGCGGCGGGCGTCGCTGAGAGCCGGGAGCACCGCCGAACGCCCGGGTGGAGCCGGTCGACGGCCGACAGCGCCGCCCCGTCGCGCGCCGGGCCCGGCGGCGAGCGCGTTCCCCCGCGCCGCCTCTCTTCCCGCCGGCCCACGCGCCTCCCCGGCCCGGCGTTTCCGGCACATCGCGTCCGGCCGTGCGCTGATCCGGCATCGGGTCCTCAGGCCGCCCTCGGCCCCGCCCTACGCGTCGGCCCGGGTGAACACAAGCGACGCGTTGTGTCCGCCGAAGCCGAACGCGTTCGCCAGCGCCACCGGCACCGGGACGCCGCGCGGCCGGCCCGCCACCACGTCGAGTTTCACCTCGGGGTCGATCACATCGAGGTTGCGCGTCGCGGGAATGACCCCGTCGCGGACCGCCAGGATCGTGGCCATCGCCCCCAACGCGCCCGCCGCGCCGAAGAGATGGCCGGTCATGGACTTGGTCGCGGTCACCGCCGGGTGCACGCCGACGGCCTCCGCGATCGACTCCGCCTCGACGAGATCGCCCTTCGGAGTCGACGTGGCATGCGCGTTCACGTGCACGACGTCCTGCGGGGCGACCCCGGCGTCGGCCAACGCGGCGCGCATCGCACGGACTTGCCCCTCGGCAGAGCCCGCGGTGATGTGGAAGGCGTCGGACGTCACCCCGGCGCCCGCGAGACGCGCGTACGCCCTGGCCCGGCGGGCGGCGGCGAACCCGGCACGCTCCAGGACGAGCACGCACGCGCCCTCCCCGATCACGAAGCCGTCGCGGCCCACCGCGAACGGCCTTGACGCCGCGTCCGGTTCGTCGTTGCGGAGCGAATGCGCCCGCGCCTGCGCGAACCCCGCCAGCGGCAGCGCGTGGACGCACGCCTCGGCACCGCCCGCGACCACCACGTCGGCGCGCCCGAGCCGGATCAGGTCCATGGCGAGCGCGATCGCCTCGGCGCCCGACGCGCACGCGCTGACCGGGGTGTGCGCCCCGGCCCGCGCCCCCAGTTCGATGCTGACGTGCGCGGCCGGACCGTTCACCATCAGCATCGGCACGGTGTGCGGAGACACGCGGCGGGCTCCCGAGGCCTCCAGGATGTCGTCCTGGTCGAGCATCGTCACCGCGCCGCCGGTCCCCGTGCCGATGACGACCGCGAGCCGGTCCGCCGCGATGTCGGGCGCCCCGGCGTCGCGCCACGCCTCGCGGGCCGCGACGAGCGCGACCTGCTGGCAGCGGTCCATGCGGCGGGCCGTGACGCGGTCGAGCACGGTGGTCGGCTCGACCTTGAGCCGCGCCGCGATCCGTACCGGCGAGGCGGCGGCCCATTCCTCGTCGAGGCGCCGCACACCGGACTCCCCGGCGAGCATCGCGGCCCAGGTCGAGCCCGCGTCGCCGCCCAACGGGGTCGTCGCCCCGAGCCCCGTCACCACGATCCCCATGTCCGCGCCGCGCATGGGCAGCCCCTTTCGCTTGTGGAAAACATACAAATCCCAGCGGCCCAGCCCAGGCGGCCGGATCGCTGTCCGATGCCAGCCTTGCAGGAGGAATTGGTCGCCACGGGCACGGATCCCCACCGAGTCGGCGCCCCGGGTTTTGTAGGGATGGGCCATAGGCCGCGTTCCCGGGGGTACCGGAAACCGCGTCCGGAAGGGCGCGTGGGCCTGGCGGCACACCGGGCCGCGCGGCGAGAACCGGCGCCGCTTCCGTCCGCCATCCGTGTTCTTCGGGGCTGCGCGGGTAGCAGCGCGCCGTCAAGCCTTCCCGTACGACGAAAGGCGGCACCATGACCAGTTTTCTCGACAAGGCCAAGGAAAAGGCCCGGGACACCGTTACCACCGGCAAGCAGAAGGCCGACGAGTTCCAGGCGAACCGGGCACAGGCGGACCTCTTCAAGCAGTTGGGCGCGGCGTACTACGCCGAGCAGCGCCGCGGCGCCCCGCACGACGAGGTCTCGCGGCTCGTCGGTCTGCTCGACGAGCACGAGCGGGCGCACGGGCCGTCGACCGGCGACCAGTCTTCGGAGGGACCCGGCCCGGTCGGCCTGGCCTGATGACCGCGACACGGCACGGCCGTGTCCGCCGGATCCCGCGGAGACGCCGGGCCCTCGACGGTCTCCCCCACCCGCGCACGCGACCGGGGAAGCCCGTCGGGGCCCGGCACACGCGACCGCGGACGGGCCCTCGGGCACAAGGCGCTCACTCCACACCCGGATGAGCGAATCGGCCCGCGTGCTCCGGCCCCCTCCCCGCGGCCCCGCCCTACGCGCCCGCATCAGCCCCAACCGGGCCGGCCGCTCCGACCCCACACCCGCGCGGCCCCGCCCCCGACTCGCCGCGGCACCGCCCGGACTCAGCCGTTCCCGCGTCTCAGCCCCCGGTCACCCACACCCCGCACCACCGCGCCCGCGTCGGCTCAGCGCGGCCCGCCCGTCGCGGCCCCCTCGCCGAAACGGATCACCGTGATCGAGACCGCGAACGGGCCCTCGGGCACAGGGCGCTCACCCCACACCCAGATGAGCCGGAATCGGCCCGCGCGCTCCGGCCCCGCTCCGCGGCCCCGCCCCCGACTCGCCGCGGCACCGCCCGGACTCAGCCGTTCCCGCGTCTCAGCCCCCGGTCACCCACACCCCGCACCACCGCGCCCGCGTCGGCTCAGCGCGGCCCGCCCGTCGCGGCCCCCTCGCCGAAACGGATCACCGTGATCGACGGGCGGCGCTTGCGGATGAGCGGGATCAGGTTCGCGTGCGGGGCGACGTGCGCGTAGAAGAAACCCCGGCCGCGGGTCAGTGCCACGTCGCGGACCTCGGTGATGTTCGGGTGCGCGCCGCGGAGTTTCCAGCGTTCGGAGGCGTCCATCCCCCACGGCATGGGCGGGGTCACGTAGCCTTCGCGGGTTTTGACCCGGCCCTTGACGGTCTGCGCGCTGAGCCAGCGCGGAATGGCGTCGAGCACCAGTTCGCCGCCGGGGAGGCGTTCGGCGCAGCGGGCGATGACGTGGCGCACCTCGGAGGGGCGGAGGTACATCATCAGGCCCTGCGCGGTGACCAGGACGCCGCG is from Yinghuangia sp. ASG 101 and encodes:
- a CDS encoding SDR family oxidoreductase, which gives rise to MQPPRTLLVTGGSKGIGAAVARAAAGAGWAVAVNYATDPAGADAVAAEIAASGGRAVTVRGDVAVEADVVRMFDDSAAGLGAPVTALVNNAGIVGAHGRFDALDTDTLRRTVDVNVVGAMLCAREAVRRMSTRHGGSGGLIVNVSSRAASLGSAGEWVHYAATKAAVDTLTLGLAHEVAAEGVRVNAVAPGLIDTGLHAAAGRPDRLATMAPSVPMGRAGRAGEVADAVMWLLSDQASFVTGAVIPVHGGR
- a CDS encoding spermidine synthase translates to MDSVPVSCEVDFGRAALLPDVDRARAWLLTLDGSPQSYVDLDDPEHVEFEYARRLAHVIDLAGRPGTAPDVLHLGGGGLTLPRYTAATRPGSRQHVVDVDAALIAFVRTYLPLPPNAAITVEAADARAAVAERPDASADIVVADVFGGARIPAHLTALPFVADVARVLRGDGVYAANLADGGTLDFLRGQVATVSRVFDHVCLLIEATHLDGTRFGNAVLAASRVPLPVDALAARIAADPYPAVAVHGAELSAFAAGHEPVTDASATGSPAPPGGVFGIG
- the pgi gene encoding glucose-6-phosphate isomerase, encoding MPSAASTPRLDQRPEWAALRGHHDETLRSAHLRELFAADPGRARRYRVRVGDLYIDYSKHLVTDETLGLLRALAEACDVAGLRERMFRGEKINTTEDRAVLHTALRAPRDAVVEVDGHNVVPDVHAVLDKMAAFADQVRSGAWTGHTGRPIRNVVNIGIGGSDLGPAMAYEVLRTFADRALTVRFVSNVDGADLHEAVRDLDAEETLFIVASKTFTTIETVTNATSAREWLLTELKAGPEAVARHFVALSTNAEKVAEFGIDTANMFEFWDWVGGRYSYDSAIGLSLMIAIGPPRFREMLDGFRLVDEHFRTAPPEENAPLLLGLLGVWYGDFLGAQSHAVLPYSHYLSKFTAYLQQLDMESNGKSVDRDGVPVTWQTGPVVWGTPGTNGQHAYFQLIHQGTEVIPADFVGFARPVAELPSTLAAQHDLLMANFFAQTQALAFGKTPDEVRAEGVPEHLVPHKTFRGNHPTTTILASELTPSVLGQLVALYEHKVFVQGAIWNIDSFDQWGVELGKVLAKRIEPVLTGAATPDDLDASTTELVAKYRDLRGR
- a CDS encoding beta-ketoacyl-[acyl-carrier-protein] synthase family protein; protein product: MRGADMGIVVTGLGATTPLGGDAGSTWAAMLAGESGVRRLDEEWAAASPVRIAARLKVEPTTVLDRVTARRMDRCQQVALVAAREAWRDAGAPDIAADRLAVVIGTGTGGAVTMLDQDDILEASGARRVSPHTVPMLMVNGPAAHVSIELGARAGAHTPVSACASGAEAIALAMDLIRLGRADVVVAGGAEACVHALPLAGFAQARAHSLRNDEPDAASRPFAVGRDGFVIGEGACVLVLERAGFAAARRARAYARLAGAGVTSDAFHITAGSAEGQVRAMRAALADAGVAPQDVVHVNAHATSTPKGDLVEAESIAEAVGVHPAVTATKSMTGHLFGAAGALGAMATILAVRDGVIPATRNLDVIDPEVKLDVVAGRPRGVPVPVALANAFGFGGHNASLVFTRADA